The Prochlorococcus marinus CUG1416 genome has a segment encoding these proteins:
- a CDS encoding phytanoyl-CoA dioxygenase family protein, producing MNLRNIFIEIRLLILKSFSSIIKKIFNNKVPKYMAKLLTKVEHNIFFIKRNKNKSHLANIDDYNSHIINQLELNGYYVLKNYWSKEACEKVIIEINKFIEKYPKYVNSNCLSDERFFGAENCSDFINNYFKDRNINEIANRFNGQKTILTFTLAAKMNFKIGNKGSGEGWHRDGFHRQFKSMLYLTDVNMDNGPFELILNSQKINSQLSDMKSANLKFNQYRLSDEEIKKILHKNKHRKKSFCAEAGSLILFDTSTLHRGAPIKRGCRYALTNYFYREEQVSKELFEKFNVFPKKKKIY from the coding sequence ATGAATTTAAGAAACATTTTTATAGAAATTAGATTATTAATCTTAAAAAGTTTTTCAAGTATTATTAAAAAAATTTTTAATAATAAAGTACCGAAATACATGGCAAAACTTCTTACAAAAGTTGAGCATAATATTTTCTTTATCAAAAGAAATAAAAATAAATCACATTTAGCAAATATTGATGATTATAACTCTCATATCATTAATCAACTGGAGTTAAATGGATATTATGTTCTTAAAAATTACTGGTCAAAGGAAGCTTGTGAAAAAGTAATAATAGAAATTAATAAATTCATAGAAAAATATCCTAAATATGTAAACTCTAATTGTTTATCCGACGAAAGATTTTTTGGAGCTGAAAACTGTTCTGATTTTATAAATAATTACTTCAAAGACAGAAATATAAATGAAATAGCCAACAGATTTAATGGCCAAAAGACAATCCTCACATTTACATTGGCAGCTAAAATGAATTTCAAAATTGGGAATAAAGGTTCTGGAGAAGGTTGGCATCGAGATGGATTTCATAGACAATTTAAATCAATGCTTTATCTAACTGATGTAAATATGGATAATGGTCCATTTGAGTTAATTTTGAATTCTCAAAAGATTAATTCACAATTAAGTGATATGAAGTCTGCTAATTTGAAATTTAACCAATATCGTCTAAGTGATGAAGAGATAAAAAAAATATTACATAAAAATAAACACAGAAAAAAATCATTTTGTGCAGAGGCTGGATCATTAATTTTGTTTGATACTAGTACTTTGCACAGAGGAGCTCCAATAAAAAGAGGTTGCAGATATGCCTTAACGAATTATTTTTATAGAGAGGAGCAAGTTTCTAAAGAACTTTTTGAAAAATTTAATGTTTTTCCAAAAAAGAAAAAAATCTATTAA
- a CDS encoding sugar 3,4-ketoisomerase — MNTIKDLELIETRTFCNEEGVLIPYEYSDIFNTSIKRTFIVLGKKNSTRGNHAHKKCIQYLCCIKGKCLIQCDDSKYSSKIFLDNPKKILKIPNEIWSSQDYLSEQSILIVFCTHKYEESDYIRDYSKFKEFRSLKEI, encoded by the coding sequence ATGAACACTATCAAAGATCTTGAATTAATTGAAACAAGAACTTTTTGCAATGAAGAAGGGGTTCTTATTCCTTATGAATATTCTGATATTTTTAACACATCTATAAAAAGGACATTTATTGTTTTAGGAAAAAAAAATTCAACAAGAGGGAATCATGCGCACAAAAAATGCATACAATATCTTTGTTGTATTAAAGGTAAGTGCTTAATTCAATGTGATGATAGTAAATATTCTAGTAAAATCTTTTTAGATAATCCTAAAAAGATTTTAAAAATCCCAAATGAGATTTGGTCATCTCAAGATTATTTGTCAGAGCAAAGTATATTAATAGTTTTTTGTACGCATAAATATGAAGAGTCAGATTACATAAGAGATTACAGCAAATTTAAAGAATTTAGATCTCTTAAAGAGATATAG
- a CDS encoding glycosyltransferase family 2 protein, whose protein sequence is MIYVVIPVFNRLEKTKSIVSCLREQTAKDFIHTIIIDDGSTDGTREWLIEQNDIKTIKGTGNLLWGGAVNLAFNYLEKIANYTDWVLLINNDVIIEKNYIKNLFNLAKKYYPAAIGSAIKNCNKTPEITSLTIKVDTWNLQINDELKNKKKYQSFDIAESDVLSGRGVIYPFEKIKQCGGMRPKLLPHYYSDYELSLRAKKVGLKLLVSLNNCVFSEEDFMKKKAERKKEKFLTKLLVRKSSSYFVAKIAFWIQASDWLGLITLPFRIIIFMIIPNRGSKLF, encoded by the coding sequence ATGATTTATGTAGTTATTCCTGTTTTTAATCGATTAGAAAAAACTAAAAGTATAGTTTCATGTTTACGGGAACAAACTGCAAAAGATTTTATTCATACAATCATTATTGATGATGGATCAACAGATGGCACAAGAGAATGGCTCATAGAACAAAATGATATTAAAACAATAAAAGGTACTGGCAATCTTCTATGGGGAGGTGCTGTTAATTTAGCCTTTAATTATTTAGAAAAAATTGCAAATTATACAGATTGGGTTCTTCTAATTAATAATGACGTCATTATAGAAAAAAATTACATTAAAAACTTATTTAATCTTGCTAAAAAATATTATCCAGCGGCGATTGGAAGTGCAATCAAAAATTGTAACAAAACTCCCGAAATAACTTCTTTAACAATAAAGGTAGATACTTGGAATTTACAAATAAATGATGAATTAAAAAATAAAAAGAAATATCAAAGTTTTGATATTGCAGAATCAGATGTTTTATCAGGAAGAGGAGTTATTTATCCCTTCGAAAAAATAAAACAATGTGGAGGGATGAGACCAAAATTATTACCTCATTATTATTCAGACTATGAACTTTCTTTGAGAGCTAAGAAAGTGGGACTAAAATTACTTGTCTCTTTAAATAATTGTGTCTTTTCTGAGGAAGATTTCATGAAAAAAAAAGCTGAACGTAAAAAAGAAAAATTTTTAACAAAATTATTAGTCAGAAAATCTTCTTCCTATTTTGTTGCTAAGATTGCATTTTGGATCCAAGCCAGTGATTGGTTAGGATTGATAACCTTGCCTTTTAGGATAATCATATTTATGATAATCCCAAATCGAGGAAGTAAATTATTTTGA
- a CDS encoding glycosyltransferase — protein MRILIIDTYYEDFLDKFYQTNKYLKRSTYDDQLKALIDSSFGTSDYYSYYLNNHKAFKASDLIVNCKYLQNAWAKENNIKVFRINLNYKIFKIPIFGNFLNKLPNLADIAFEQIKKIKPDIIYIQNLSFFPKEVLLNIKNYSKLVVGQIASPLPPISFLEPYDLILTSFPHFVGQIKKLGINSEYFRIGFDSRVLKRLKHQKKDINFSFVGSISKYHNKAMPILEYLIKKNNLKIFGQGVKNLPIFSKIRRCHSGEKWGLEMYSTLQRSLISLNRHISTSKNYANNMRLFEATGMGSLLLTDYKDNLNEMFVIDKEVITYKSKEEASDKASYYLRNQDQLKKISLAGQKRTLKDHTYEKRMGELNIILKKYL, from the coding sequence TTGAGAATTTTAATAATAGATACTTATTATGAAGATTTTTTAGATAAATTTTATCAAACAAATAAATATCTTAAAAGGTCTACTTATGATGATCAATTAAAAGCTTTGATAGATTCCAGTTTCGGTACTTCAGATTATTATAGTTATTACTTGAATAACCATAAAGCATTTAAAGCCTCCGATTTAATAGTTAATTGCAAATACTTACAAAATGCTTGGGCCAAAGAAAATAATATTAAGGTTTTCAGAATAAATCTTAATTACAAAATATTCAAAATTCCGATATTTGGTAATTTCTTAAATAAGCTTCCAAACTTAGCGGATATTGCCTTTGAGCAAATAAAAAAAATTAAACCTGATATTATTTATATTCAAAATTTATCATTTTTCCCAAAAGAAGTTTTATTAAATATAAAAAATTATTCTAAATTAGTTGTTGGACAGATCGCATCTCCTTTACCTCCAATTTCTTTTTTAGAGCCTTATGATTTAATTCTTACCTCATTCCCACATTTTGTAGGTCAAATTAAGAAATTAGGAATTAATAGTGAATATTTTAGAATAGGTTTTGATTCAAGAGTTCTTAAAAGATTAAAACATCAAAAAAAAGATATAAATTTCAGCTTTGTAGGAAGTATTAGTAAATACCATAACAAAGCAATGCCAATACTTGAATATCTTATTAAAAAGAATAATTTAAAAATATTTGGACAGGGTGTAAAAAACTTACCTATTTTTTCAAAAATCAGAAGATGTCACTCTGGAGAAAAATGGGGTTTAGAAATGTATAGCACACTTCAGAGAAGTCTCATATCACTTAATAGACATATATCAACTTCAAAGAATTACGCTAATAATATGAGACTTTTTGAAGCTACTGGTATGGGTTCGCTACTGCTAACAGACTATAAAGATAATTTAAATGAAATGTTTGTAATAGATAAAGAAGTAATTACATATAAGTCAAAAGAAGAAGCCTCTGATAAAGCTTCTTATTATTTAAGGAATCAAGATCAATTAAAGAAAATATCATTAGCTGGACAAAAAAGAACACTAAAAGATCATACTTACGAAAAAAGAATGGGAGAATTAAATATAATCCTAAAAAAATACTTGTAA
- a CDS encoding N-acetyl sugar amidotransferase: MDFFCNYPSEVNKTNYLELNDNTEVFYGLPKNVKFCKSCVISNQRPSTSVEFKNDGKQPKQAINFNDDGICDACKVRKNIEIIDWEAREKELKQICDKYRRNDGRYDCLVPGSGGKDSFMTAHLLKYKYGMNPLTCTWAPHIYTDWGWKNHQAWIHAGFDNLLFTPNGKVHRLLTRLAMEKLFYPFQPFILGQKNMPPKIAAKYDIELIFYGENQAEYGNPKSDSKNPKMANKFFSKDDKDKIYLGGTSLDELKEIGLKKVDWEPYLPIDNCYLEEKKIEYYYLGYFEKWHPQGAYYYSVKNGDFKSAPERTAGTFNTYNSIDDKVDDFHYHTTFIKFGIGRATYDAAQEIRSGDLMREEGIALVKKFDGEFPERWASEVFNYLSLPEKEFPDISKFFEKPIFDRKYYDLLADKFRSPHIWKWDNKNGWSLRYKIFEIEENNKQEDSAGSWQGNKAR; encoded by the coding sequence ATGGATTTCTTTTGCAACTACCCAAGTGAAGTTAACAAAACTAATTATCTTGAACTCAACGATAATACTGAAGTTTTTTATGGGTTACCTAAAAATGTAAAATTTTGTAAGTCATGTGTAATAAGCAATCAAAGACCTTCAACTAGTGTAGAGTTCAAAAATGATGGGAAACAACCCAAACAAGCTATAAATTTTAATGATGATGGAATATGTGATGCTTGCAAGGTAAGAAAAAATATTGAAATTATTGATTGGGAAGCTAGAGAAAAAGAACTCAAACAAATATGTGATAAGTATCGAAGAAATGATGGAAGATATGACTGTTTAGTACCTGGCAGTGGAGGTAAAGACAGTTTCATGACCGCTCATTTATTAAAATATAAATACGGGATGAATCCTTTAACTTGTACATGGGCACCACACATATATACAGATTGGGGCTGGAAGAATCATCAAGCTTGGATTCATGCCGGATTTGATAATTTACTTTTTACGCCAAACGGCAAAGTCCATAGATTACTTACAAGACTTGCTATGGAAAAATTATTCTATCCATTCCAGCCTTTTATTTTAGGTCAAAAAAATATGCCTCCTAAAATAGCAGCCAAATACGATATTGAATTAATTTTTTATGGAGAAAATCAAGCAGAATATGGCAATCCAAAGTCTGACAGCAAAAATCCTAAAATGGCCAATAAGTTTTTTTCAAAGGATGATAAAGATAAAATATACTTGGGAGGAACATCCTTAGATGAACTTAAAGAGATAGGATTAAAAAAAGTAGACTGGGAACCTTATTTACCTATAGATAACTGCTATTTAGAGGAGAAAAAAATAGAATATTACTATCTTGGTTATTTTGAAAAGTGGCACCCTCAAGGAGCCTATTACTATTCTGTTAAAAATGGTGACTTTAAAAGTGCTCCTGAAAGAACAGCAGGAACTTTTAATACATACAACTCAATAGATGATAAGGTCGATGACTTTCATTACCATACAACATTTATCAAATTTGGAATTGGTAGGGCAACTTATGATGCGGCTCAAGAAATCAGATCAGGAGATCTAATGCGTGAAGAAGGTATAGCGCTAGTTAAAAAATTTGACGGGGAATTTCCTGAAAGATGGGCATCGGAAGTTTTTAACTATTTAAGCCTACCAGAAAAAGAGTTTCCAGATATCTCGAAATTCTTTGAAAAACCAATTTTTGATAGAAAATATTATGATCTTTTAGCAGATAAATTTAGATCGCCTCACATATGGAAATGGGACAACAAGAATGGATGGTCTTTACGATATAAAATATTCGAAATCGAAGAAAATAATAAACAAGAAGATTCCGCAGGATCATGGCAAGGTAACAAGGCTAGATAA
- the hisH gene encoding imidazole glycerol phosphate synthase subunit HisH — MSVCKRVLARLDIKGSKLIKGVRFEGVRVIGNAYEVAKKYANLGVDEIFYSDAVASLYGRNSLYDLLKQTCKDVFVPITAGGAINSIEDGRKLLASGADKLAINTGAVRNPNLINDLANEFGTQCVVVSIQARKSYNSNSWELMIEGGREKCDKNLISWIEEVQARGAGEIILTSVDNDGIGEGTDHDLIRKVQPSTKIPLVIGGGIGSEEEITKIFNTHKSLSGISIGWSFHNDHLNINKVHKAIQESKCETRLLENTSKILNITEAKVIIVDYSMGNLESLSNGLKKIGIDAIISSEKSKIMDADLVFLPGVGSFHKGMRNLNSRKLINPLLRRANEGKAIIGICLGMQLLFQEGEEYQPCKGLGIIKGKIKKLSNKSYNNEKLVLPHVGWNKLYIDKKYENSNLRLFDKSYQYFVHSYAYQPEKTDSENTLFKSTYGGKDFISAVKYKSCIGLQFHPERSGYEGLNLLNELIKSLIRI; from the coding sequence ATGAGTGTTTGCAAAAGAGTTTTGGCAAGATTAGACATTAAAGGATCTAAGCTTATAAAAGGAGTACGTTTTGAGGGAGTAAGAGTAATTGGCAATGCATATGAAGTAGCTAAAAAATATGCAAATTTGGGGGTTGATGAGATTTTTTATTCTGATGCGGTAGCAAGTCTTTATGGAAGAAATAGCCTATATGATTTACTTAAGCAAACCTGTAAAGATGTATTTGTGCCCATAACTGCTGGCGGAGCAATCAACAGCATTGAGGATGGACGAAAATTACTCGCTTCAGGAGCAGATAAGTTAGCAATTAATACAGGGGCTGTAAGAAACCCAAATTTGATAAATGATTTAGCAAATGAATTTGGGACCCAATGTGTTGTAGTTTCGATTCAAGCTAGAAAGTCTTACAATTCTAATTCTTGGGAATTAATGATCGAGGGTGGCAGAGAAAAATGTGATAAAAATTTAATTAGCTGGATTGAAGAGGTCCAAGCCAGAGGTGCTGGAGAAATAATATTAACTTCTGTTGATAATGATGGTATCGGGGAAGGAACCGATCATGATTTGATAAGAAAAGTCCAACCATCAACAAAAATCCCATTAGTAATAGGTGGTGGCATAGGTTCTGAAGAAGAAATAACAAAAATATTTAATACTCATAAAAGTCTTTCAGGGATTTCAATAGGTTGGTCTTTCCATAATGATCATCTCAATATCAATAAGGTACACAAAGCAATTCAAGAAAGTAAATGTGAAACAAGACTATTAGAAAATACTAGTAAAATATTAAATATAACTGAAGCTAAGGTAATAATTGTAGATTACTCAATGGGGAATCTAGAAAGTTTGTCAAATGGATTAAAAAAGATAGGTATTGATGCAATTATCAGTTCTGAAAAAAGTAAAATAATGGATGCTGATCTTGTGTTTTTACCAGGAGTAGGTTCCTTTCATAAAGGGATGAGAAATTTGAATTCAAGAAAACTCATAAATCCTCTGCTAAGAAGAGCAAATGAAGGGAAAGCTATTATAGGTATTTGTCTAGGAATGCAGCTATTATTTCAGGAAGGTGAAGAATACCAACCATGCAAAGGACTAGGTATTATTAAAGGTAAAATCAAAAAATTATCAAATAAATCTTATAATAATGAAAAATTAGTACTGCCTCATGTTGGCTGGAATAAACTTTATATAGATAAAAAATATGAAAATTCTAATTTAAGATTATTTGATAAAAGTTATCAATATTTTGTTCATTCTTATGCTTATCAACCCGAGAAAACTGACTCAGAGAATACTCTTTTCAAATCTACCTATGGAGGTAAAGATTTTATTTCTGCAGTAAAATATAAAAGTTGTATTGGACTTCAATTTCACCCTGAAAGGAGTGGATATGAGGGGTTAAATCTTTTAAATGAACTAATCAAATCTTTAATAAGAATCTAG
- a CDS encoding glycosyltransferase has protein sequence MRYFCTLFDKNYLIKGLSMINSLSKNCIKYFIYVLCLDKETKDILDKINLNNVKTILLNEIEDRDLLEAKSKRTNTEYCWTLASSFTWYVLNRFKQIDLITYLDADLLFYSDVEVIFKEIKKSSIAIIEHRFSSPFEYLEVNGRFCVEWNSFRRDKEGIRCLDNWRKQCLAWCYYRLENGKMGDQKYLDEWPSKFRNCHIIKDDGAGIAPWNYAKYEIKKQNNKIKINESNLIFYHFHQFKILENQRFFRLGDMYSSNKKEPDLIYEIYEKEILKSLNIIRKIDKKFNHGIFTRKNYFFKDKIKKLIPNTIKKIIRRII, from the coding sequence ATGAGATATTTTTGTACTCTTTTTGATAAAAACTATCTAATCAAAGGTTTGAGCATGATTAATAGCTTATCAAAGAATTGTATTAAATATTTTATATATGTACTTTGCTTAGATAAAGAGACAAAAGATATTTTAGATAAGATCAATTTAAATAATGTTAAAACCATATTATTGAATGAAATAGAAGATAGAGATTTATTAGAAGCTAAGAGTAAAAGAACAAATACAGAATATTGTTGGACTCTTGCATCCTCATTTACTTGGTATGTTTTAAATAGATTCAAACAAATTGATTTAATTACATATCTTGATGCCGATCTTTTATTTTATTCGGATGTAGAGGTTATTTTTAAAGAAATAAAAAAATCGTCAATTGCGATTATAGAACATAGATTCTCATCACCCTTCGAGTACTTAGAAGTTAATGGGAGATTTTGCGTTGAATGGAATAGTTTTCGAAGAGACAAAGAGGGTATTAGATGCTTGGATAATTGGAGAAAACAATGTTTAGCTTGGTGTTATTACAGACTAGAAAATGGGAAAATGGGCGATCAGAAATACCTTGATGAGTGGCCAAGTAAATTCCGTAATTGTCATATCATAAAAGATGATGGAGCTGGAATAGCGCCATGGAATTATGCAAAATACGAAATAAAGAAGCAAAATAATAAAATAAAAATTAATGAAAGTAATCTAATTTTTTATCATTTCCACCAATTTAAGATTCTGGAAAACCAAAGGTTCTTTAGACTTGGAGATATGTATTCATCAAATAAGAAAGAACCTGATTTGATATATGAAATTTATGAAAAAGAAATTTTAAAATCTCTGAATATCATAAGAAAAATTGATAAAAAATTTAATCACGGAATATTTACAAGAAAAAATTATTTTTTTAAGGATAAAATCAAGAAATTGATCCCAAATACTATTAAGAAAATTATAAGGAGAATTATATGA
- a CDS encoding sugar transferase, with protein MIIKNMPWLVSRRRVLILSIVDYSIILILFLILQTTKYINTNFLSINLLALSWLVVSYILDKYSVSQDDFNIYISKRLLRVINTSILSGVLFKFIIIFSSILNWNVGDGKWIAFIICTAFFSYLYEIFHAFIIKKYLSKDIEWISIYSNIEKGSLLSEPLYVKNNSYSKSIHKSKINQLTKLSNSKFGLIIEDINSFDNKEKTILINLKNRGYKILSLINWYERYLHRYPKEITNSNDIAGEVLINKEINSSQRIKRFSEFFLSLLLLLILSPLIFLIAVLIKIEDNGPIFYSQIRNGFAGKSFRIYKLRSMKVNAEKNGIKWSSLNDERITKVGKLIRRTRLDEVPQLLSVLNGDMSLIGPRPERPEIDEMLSKEIPNYQLRYLVRPGLSGWAQVSYPYGASVEDTKMKFSYDLYYIKNFSTLFDLLILLETIRLVFNLRGSLPK; from the coding sequence ATGATAATTAAAAATATGCCTTGGTTGGTAAGTAGAAGAAGAGTATTAATATTGAGTATTGTTGATTACTCAATAATTTTAATATTATTTTTAATCCTACAAACAACTAAATATATTAATACTAATTTTTTATCTATTAACCTATTAGCCTTATCATGGTTAGTTGTTAGTTATATCCTTGATAAATATTCTGTTTCACAAGATGATTTCAACATCTACATATCAAAGAGACTTTTAAGAGTTATAAACACTTCTATTCTTTCAGGAGTCTTATTTAAATTTATAATCATATTTTCCTCCATTCTAAATTGGAATGTTGGAGATGGTAAATGGATTGCATTTATTATATGTACCGCATTTTTTAGTTATCTTTATGAAATATTTCATGCTTTTATAATTAAAAAATATTTATCTAAAGATATTGAATGGATATCCATATATTCAAATATTGAAAAAGGTTCTTTATTGTCTGAACCATTATATGTCAAAAATAATAGTTATTCTAAATCAATTCATAAAAGTAAAATCAATCAATTAACTAAATTAAGTAATAGTAAATTTGGATTGATTATTGAAGATATAAATTCATTTGACAATAAAGAAAAAACCATCTTAATTAATCTCAAAAACAGAGGCTATAAAATTTTATCCTTAATAAATTGGTATGAAAGGTATCTACATAGATATCCAAAAGAAATAACTAACTCTAATGATATAGCTGGAGAAGTTTTAATTAATAAAGAAATTAATTCTTCTCAGAGAATAAAAAGATTCAGCGAATTTTTTCTCTCATTATTATTACTTTTGATATTAAGTCCCCTAATATTTTTGATTGCTGTTCTTATAAAAATTGAGGATAACGGTCCTATCTTTTATTCTCAAATCAGAAATGGATTTGCGGGTAAATCATTTAGAATTTATAAATTGAGAAGTATGAAAGTAAATGCAGAAAAAAATGGAATAAAATGGTCTTCTCTTAATGATGAAAGAATAACTAAAGTTGGAAAATTAATTAGAAGAACCAGATTAGATGAAGTTCCGCAACTACTATCTGTACTAAATGGCGACATGAGTTTAATTGGACCAAGACCTGAGCGTCCTGAAATAGACGAGATGCTTTCAAAAGAAATTCCCAATTATCAATTAAGATATTTAGTAAGGCCTGGATTAAGTGGCTGGGCACAAGTTAGCTATCCTTATGGGGCATCTGTTGAAGATACAAAAATGAAGTTCAGCTATGATCTCTACTACATTAAAAACTTTTCAACCTTATTTGATTTATTAATACTTTTAGAAACAATAAGATTAGTCTTTAATTTGAGGGGTTCTTTACCTAAATAA
- a CDS encoding glycosyltransferase has translation MKTNVEFSIITVTLNAKAELLTTIKSVQEQNYKHYIHIIKDGFSNDKTNQIDYSKYRNTRFIESKDEGVYNAMNQGFKLSKNEYILFLNAGDIFLSKNSLRDLAENIKKNPNFTSYSGGTLQVNLKTKKIKRLIGLGILYQNLPFAQLPHPSFVVKKATLSKLNNPFDSRLKISADYKLQLELRKKQLWKNCYLNQIISIMPTGGISSLNKRSIIFGYKETLIFSYRLYNLISIYIILIKLILNLYSRLEILKLKTSNIHNNLFQRFFN, from the coding sequence ATGAAAACTAATGTAGAATTTTCTATTATTACAGTAACTTTAAATGCTAAAGCAGAATTACTAACAACAATTAAATCTGTTCAAGAGCAAAATTATAAGCATTATATCCACATTATAAAAGATGGTTTTTCTAATGATAAAACTAACCAAATAGATTACTCAAAATATAGAAATACCAGATTTATCGAAAGTAAAGATGAAGGTGTTTATAATGCAATGAATCAAGGTTTCAAACTTTCTAAAAATGAATATATCTTATTTCTAAATGCTGGTGACATTTTTCTTTCTAAAAATAGCTTAAGGGATTTAGCTGAAAATATAAAAAAAAATCCTAACTTCACTTCATATTCAGGAGGGACTTTACAAGTTAATCTCAAAACTAAAAAAATAAAAAGATTAATTGGGCTAGGAATCTTATATCAAAATCTACCTTTTGCTCAATTACCACACCCCTCCTTTGTAGTTAAGAAAGCAACTTTATCAAAATTAAATAATCCTTTTGATTCACGTTTAAAAATATCTGCAGATTATAAATTGCAATTGGAATTAAGAAAAAAACAACTTTGGAAAAATTGTTATCTTAATCAAATAATCTCCATAATGCCTACTGGAGGTATCAGTTCTTTAAATAAAAGATCAATCATTTTTGGATATAAAGAAACTTTGATTTTTTCTTATAGGCTATATAATCTAATTTCGATTTATATTATCTTAATTAAGTTAATTCTAAATCTATACTCCAGATTAGAAATTTTAAAATTAAAAACTTCAAATATCCATAATAATCTTTTTCAACGATTTTTTAATTGA